From a region of the Actinopolymorpha singaporensis genome:
- a CDS encoding MDR family MFS transporter encodes MTTTVTPPARREVLVVLPGLLLAMLLAMLDQMIVGTAMPRIVGELGGLDHLSWVVTAYVLMSTVSTPLYGKLGDLYGRKRLFVGAIVIFLVGSALSGMAQSMVQLIGFRALQGLGAGGLIVGVMAIIGDLIPPRERGRYQGYMSATMAAATICGPLLGGFLTDHFSWRWAFYVNLPVGVLALVLVGTTLHLPRHRISHRIDYLGAALLTVAATSLVLVTTWGGTQYAWGSAQILGLAALGVVSAAGFVVAERRAAEPVLPLRLFRDRNFTAATLMGFLVGFAMFGAVTFLPLFQQTVQGASATNSGLLLLPMMAASLVVSLVVGTVITRTGRYRAFPIAGGAMLTVGVFALSLMDTGTTKLTLSVYMVILGIGMGLLMQVTLLIVQNSVEAKDMGVASSTSTFARSIGGSFGVSLFGAIFASRLTHSLAGMPGADRLTGGGGAHIDPATLHQLPAAARDTVLTAIADGMHSVFLWAAPFALAAFAIGWAIKAVPLRGGPGQVSPAGPAGPEGEAIPADSPS; translated from the coding sequence CATGCCGCGGATCGTGGGCGAGCTGGGCGGCCTGGACCACCTGTCCTGGGTGGTCACCGCCTACGTCCTGATGTCCACCGTCTCCACACCGCTGTACGGCAAGCTCGGTGACCTCTACGGCCGCAAGCGCCTCTTCGTCGGCGCCATCGTGATCTTCCTGGTCGGCTCGGCGCTGTCCGGGATGGCGCAGAGCATGGTCCAGTTGATCGGCTTCCGCGCCCTGCAGGGCCTCGGCGCCGGCGGCCTGATCGTCGGCGTGATGGCGATCATCGGCGACCTCATCCCGCCGCGGGAGCGCGGACGCTACCAGGGCTACATGTCGGCGACGATGGCCGCCGCCACGATCTGCGGGCCGCTGCTCGGCGGCTTCCTCACCGACCACTTCTCCTGGCGCTGGGCGTTCTACGTCAACCTCCCGGTCGGCGTACTCGCCCTCGTCCTCGTGGGCACGACCCTGCACCTGCCGCGGCACCGGATCAGCCACCGCATCGACTACCTGGGCGCCGCGCTGTTGACGGTGGCCGCCACGTCCCTGGTGCTCGTGACCACCTGGGGCGGTACGCAGTACGCCTGGGGATCGGCACAGATCCTCGGGCTGGCTGCCCTCGGCGTGGTGTCGGCGGCCGGGTTCGTGGTCGCCGAACGCCGGGCCGCCGAACCCGTCCTGCCGCTGCGGCTCTTCCGCGACCGGAACTTCACCGCGGCCACCCTGATGGGCTTCCTGGTCGGCTTCGCGATGTTCGGCGCGGTGACCTTCCTGCCGTTGTTCCAGCAGACCGTGCAGGGCGCCTCGGCCACGAACTCCGGCCTTCTGCTGTTGCCGATGATGGCCGCGTCGCTGGTGGTGTCCCTCGTCGTCGGCACCGTGATCACCCGGACCGGCCGCTACCGGGCGTTCCCGATCGCCGGTGGCGCGATGCTGACCGTGGGTGTCTTCGCGTTGTCGCTGATGGACACCGGCACCACCAAGCTCACCCTGTCGGTCTACATGGTGATCCTCGGCATCGGGATGGGCCTGCTGATGCAGGTCACGCTGCTCATCGTGCAGAACAGCGTCGAGGCCAAGGACATGGGCGTGGCCAGCAGCACCTCGACGTTCGCCCGCTCGATCGGCGGGTCGTTCGGGGTGTCGCTGTTCGGGGCGATCTTCGCCAGCCGGCTGACCCACTCCCTCGCCGGCATGCCGGGTGCGGACAGGCTGACCGGCGGTGGCGGGGCGCACATCGACCCGGCCACCCTCCACCAGCTTCCGGCCGCCGCGCGCGACACCGTGCTCACCGCGATCGCCGACGGGATGCACAGCGTCTTCTTGTGGGCGGCGCCGTTCGCGCTGGCGGCGTTCGCGATCGGCTGGGCGATCAAGGCGGTGCCGCTGCGCGGCGGTCCCGGACAGGTGAGCCCGGCCGGTCCGGCGGGCCCGGAGGGTGAGGCGATCCCGGCCGACTCACCCAGTTGA
- a CDS encoding protein phosphatase 2C domain-containing protein — translation MVNRTVQVTYASEPGSPDLDNEDFLSAGPRLAVVLDGVTPMVRTDTGCRHGVAWYAQTLGGHLVRLAGRDDGRHDGQDTVPLADCLAEAIVATRDAHSGTCDLAHPDSPAATVAAVRLRGDVLDYLVLADSAVLLDLGDQRLNPLPAEDGIVVITDHRAGDVGRRLRAEGEVPSAPRVRSHRNRPGGYWVAADRPESAYEALSGTVDATGLRRLAVATDGATRLVDTFGSYDWRGALDAIEADGPAAWIARTREAERADAAAEPARRRGRGKVHDDASVVMGVVSTG, via the coding sequence ATGGTCAATCGCACCGTTCAGGTGACGTACGCCAGCGAACCCGGCAGCCCCGACCTCGACAACGAGGACTTCCTGTCCGCCGGACCGCGGCTGGCCGTGGTGCTCGACGGCGTGACCCCGATGGTCCGCACCGACACGGGTTGCCGGCACGGCGTGGCGTGGTACGCGCAGACGCTCGGCGGTCACCTGGTTCGCCTGGCGGGCCGGGACGACGGCCGGCACGACGGCCAGGACACGGTGCCGCTGGCCGACTGCCTGGCCGAGGCGATCGTCGCGACCAGGGACGCGCACTCCGGGACGTGCGACCTCGCCCATCCGGACAGTCCCGCGGCGACGGTGGCCGCGGTCCGGCTCCGGGGAGACGTCCTCGACTACCTCGTGCTCGCCGACTCGGCCGTACTCCTCGACCTCGGCGACCAGCGCCTGAACCCCCTTCCTGCCGAGGACGGCATCGTGGTGATCACCGACCACCGGGCCGGTGACGTGGGCCGGCGCCTGCGCGCCGAGGGCGAGGTTCCCTCGGCGCCCCGAGTTCGGTCGCACCGCAACCGGCCGGGCGGGTACTGGGTCGCGGCGGACCGGCCCGAGTCGGCGTACGAAGCACTGTCCGGAACCGTCGACGCGACCGGACTGCGCCGGCTCGCGGTGGCCACCGACGGCGCGACCCGGCTCGTGGACACGTTCGGGAGTTACGACTGGCGTGGCGCGCTGGACGCCATCGAGGCCGACGGCCCGGCTGCCTGGATCGCCCGGACCCGGGAGGCCGAGCGCGCCGACGCCGCCGCGGAACCGGCGCGGCGGCGAGGCCGGGGCAAGGTGCACGACGACGCCTCGGTGGTCATGGGCGTGGTGTCAACTGGGTGA
- a CDS encoding class I SAM-dependent methyltransferase, which translates to MKGNTARDGRLNFDRVVDAYDAGRPRIPTDVVARAVERTGLQPGDTVLEIGAATGQLTKELRARHLSVVALEPGQALRSRLVRHLDEDTGFVVRGDFFEEYAGEEGPFAAIWSANAFHWVDPAVSYEKAASLLAPAGHLVLIWTHPILRDDLQTAMNAQAFADEPDFAFDPAEFTGYLHRVGAEGREELAASGVFEEPEYEWTTQAYAQDVDTYVAYLMSYGHVAGREQDERDALATKVRTTLGTLGVDRVELTLHSYVCVARRR; encoded by the coding sequence ATGAAGGGGAACACCGCACGTGACGGACGGCTGAACTTCGACCGGGTGGTGGACGCGTACGACGCGGGCCGGCCGCGTATCCCCACCGACGTGGTCGCCCGTGCCGTCGAGCGCACCGGCCTGCAGCCCGGCGACACCGTGCTGGAGATCGGCGCCGCCACCGGGCAACTGACGAAGGAACTACGGGCCCGCCACCTGTCGGTGGTCGCCCTCGAACCCGGGCAGGCGCTCCGGAGCCGGTTGGTCCGCCACCTCGACGAGGACACCGGGTTCGTCGTGCGCGGCGACTTCTTCGAGGAGTACGCCGGGGAGGAGGGGCCCTTCGCCGCGATCTGGTCGGCGAACGCCTTCCACTGGGTCGATCCGGCCGTGTCGTACGAGAAGGCGGCCTCGCTGCTCGCGCCCGCCGGCCACCTCGTGCTGATCTGGACCCACCCGATCCTGCGCGACGACCTGCAGACCGCGATGAACGCGCAGGCGTTCGCCGACGAGCCGGACTTCGCGTTCGACCCGGCGGAGTTCACCGGCTACCTGCACCGCGTGGGCGCCGAGGGCCGGGAGGAGCTCGCCGCGTCAGGGGTGTTCGAGGAGCCGGAGTACGAGTGGACGACCCAGGCGTACGCGCAGGACGTGGACACCTACGTCGCGTACCTCATGTCGTACGGCCACGTCGCAGGCCGGGAGCAGGACGAACGCGACGCGCTGGCGACGAAGGTGCGCACGACACTCGGCACCCTCGGCGTGGACAGGGTCGAACTCACCCTGCACAGCTACGTGTGCGTGGCGCGACGCCGCTGA
- a CDS encoding DUF1707 SHOCT-like domain-containing protein, with amino-acid sequence MTNLPEPVRPSGASHLRASDADRERIVKVLGEALADGRLDVQEHSERLDAVYQAKTMGELEPITYDLAATSPQPHAQTRPADRSANGPVVDPAGASEHVDQMVAIFGGVERKGRWRLRRRSRAVAVFGGIDLDLSDATFDAPEVVIELFAMFGGVDVSLPEGVVVRNEASGILGGISVKTGDTDPPPDAPVVVIRGVAILGGADFHTKKRRRHHFDH; translated from the coding sequence ATGACAAACCTGCCTGAACCAGTGCGACCCTCCGGGGCGTCTCACCTGCGGGCCTCCGACGCCGATCGGGAGCGGATCGTGAAGGTGCTGGGGGAAGCGCTGGCCGACGGGCGGTTGGACGTCCAGGAGCACTCCGAGCGCCTCGACGCCGTCTACCAGGCCAAGACGATGGGCGAGCTCGAGCCGATCACCTACGACCTCGCCGCAACCTCGCCCCAGCCGCACGCGCAGACGCGGCCGGCGGACCGGTCCGCGAACGGCCCCGTGGTCGACCCGGCCGGCGCCTCCGAGCACGTCGACCAGATGGTCGCGATCTTCGGCGGGGTCGAGCGGAAGGGCCGCTGGCGGCTGCGCCGGCGCAGCCGGGCGGTGGCGGTCTTCGGCGGCATCGACCTCGATCTCAGCGACGCCACGTTCGACGCGCCGGAGGTGGTGATCGAGCTGTTCGCGATGTTCGGTGGCGTCGACGTCTCCCTCCCGGAGGGCGTGGTGGTGCGCAACGAGGCCAGCGGCATCCTCGGCGGGATCTCGGTGAAGACCGGCGACACCGACCCGCCGCCGGACGCACCGGTCGTGGTGATCAGGGGCGTGGCGATCTTAGGCGGGGCCGACTTCCATACCAAGAAGCGCAGGCGCCACCACTTCGACCACTGA
- a CDS encoding FAD-binding oxidoreductase, protein MVTVPEGGEDIMDKSAVDDLRERVHGRVVTPADVEYEPARRVYNAMIDRRPRVVVQATNVGDVRATVDFARDGDLDLAVRGGGHSVPGYGTCDDGVVLDLSGMRGVRVDPRTATARAEGGATWGDLDSATHAFGLATPGGIVSTTGIGGLTLGGGIGHLDRSLGLSCDNLRSADVVTADGRFLVVGPDDEADLFWALRGGGGNFGVVTSMEFGLHPVCDVYAGLVFFDLAHAADVLRFYRDLIQTADERLSVFPAFQIAPPLPFVPVERHGEPLVGLVTCWAGPMQDAERAVAPIREVAPPVAEHLGPMPYPALNSMFDALVPPGMQHYWKTALARELTDEAIAAHCEFGPRLPALNSTVHIYPINGAVHRVDSGATAFANRDMTFATVIAGIWPDPADNEANIRWVRDYYQAVAPYSADAGYVNFMSGDDQPRTPTNYRDNYDRLVAVKQAYDPDNLFHLNQNIVP, encoded by the coding sequence ATGGTGACCGTGCCCGAGGGCGGTGAGGACATCATGGACAAATCCGCTGTCGACGACCTCCGCGAACGGGTGCACGGCCGCGTGGTGACTCCAGCCGACGTCGAGTACGAACCGGCGCGGCGGGTCTACAACGCGATGATCGACCGCAGACCGCGGGTGGTCGTCCAGGCCACGAACGTCGGTGACGTCCGGGCGACCGTCGACTTCGCCCGGGACGGCGACCTGGACCTCGCCGTACGCGGCGGCGGGCACAGCGTGCCGGGGTACGGCACCTGCGACGACGGAGTGGTGCTCGACCTGTCCGGCATGCGTGGCGTGCGGGTGGATCCGCGGACCGCCACCGCGCGTGCCGAGGGGGGCGCCACCTGGGGCGACCTCGACTCCGCCACCCACGCGTTCGGGCTGGCCACACCGGGCGGGATCGTCTCCACCACGGGCATCGGCGGCCTCACGCTGGGCGGCGGCATCGGCCACCTGGACCGGTCGCTCGGGCTGTCCTGCGACAACCTGCGCAGCGCGGACGTGGTGACCGCCGACGGGAGGTTCCTCGTCGTGGGACCCGACGACGAGGCCGACCTGTTCTGGGCACTTCGCGGTGGCGGCGGCAACTTCGGCGTGGTGACGTCGATGGAGTTCGGGCTGCACCCGGTGTGCGACGTCTACGCCGGGCTGGTCTTCTTCGACCTGGCCCACGCCGCCGACGTCCTCCGCTTCTACCGCGACCTCATCCAGACCGCGGACGAGCGGCTCTCGGTGTTCCCGGCGTTCCAGATCGCCCCGCCGCTGCCGTTCGTCCCGGTCGAACGCCACGGCGAACCACTCGTCGGACTGGTGACCTGCTGGGCCGGCCCGATGCAGGACGCCGAACGGGCCGTCGCGCCGATCCGCGAGGTGGCGCCCCCGGTCGCCGAGCACCTCGGACCGATGCCCTACCCGGCACTCAACTCGATGTTCGACGCGCTGGTGCCACCCGGGATGCAGCACTACTGGAAGACGGCCCTCGCCCGCGAGCTCACCGACGAGGCCATCGCGGCGCACTGCGAGTTCGGGCCGCGCCTGCCCGCCCTCAACTCCACCGTCCACATCTACCCGATCAACGGCGCGGTGCACCGCGTCGACAGCGGCGCCACCGCCTTCGCCAACCGGGACATGACGTTCGCGACCGTCATCGCCGGCATCTGGCCCGATCCCGCCGACAACGAGGCCAACATCCGCTGGGTACGCGACTACTACCAGGCCGTCGCGCCGTATTCGGCAGACGCGGGATACGTCAACTTCATGTCCGGGGACGACCAGCCGAGAACCCCCACCAACTACCGGGACAACTACGACCGGCTGGTCGCGGTGAAGCAGGCGTACGACCCGGACAACCTCTTCCACCTCAACCAGAACATCGTTCCCTGA
- a CDS encoding catalase — protein MDDPTRNNPTTAAGDGHLRADADSKDRQLEGSRVDIEGTHLTTDQGVRVDHTDDSLSVGERGPTLLEDFHFREKITHFDHERIPERVVHARGAGAYGYFEAYESMADVTVADFLAEAGRRTPVFVRFSTVAGSRGSADTVRDVRGFATKFFTRQGNYDLVGNNMPVFFIQDGIKFPDFVHAVKPEPHNEIPQAASAHDTFWDFVGLQPESLHMIMWLMSDRALPRSFRMMEGFGVHTFRFVNAEGRGTFVKFHWKPLLGVHSLVWDETQKIAGKDADFNRRDLWKAIESGSYPEWELGVQLVPEEDEFRFDFDLLDATKIIPEELVPVRRIGKMVLDRNPDNFFAETEQVAFHTANVVPGIDFTNDPLLQARNFSYLDTQLIRLGGPNFAQIPVNRPVAPVTHNHRDGYHQHQIYRTQSSYSPNTIGGGCPAVGGDGEVFRHYQERVDGHKIRQRSESFKEYYNQATLFWNSMSAPEKEHIVAAYQFELGKVERKYIRERVVEHLNRIDHELAVAVAQGIGVEPPAEADRPNHGQSSPALSQVRPGAPIATRMVAVLAADGVDEVHVTALVENLSGMGLLPEVLGLRDGKITTTNGSTVEADRRLNTMASVLYDAVVVPGGAEAAQALSRDGEAVHFVAEAFKHAKTVGAVAEGIEILSRAPIGEVMVATNADQPVNDRGVVTQGRGPDKNRLEDFCRVFADAVSLHRHWDRETDAVPA, from the coding sequence ATGGACGACCCGACCAGGAACAACCCGACGACGGCAGCCGGTGACGGGCACCTCCGCGCGGACGCCGACAGCAAGGACCGCCAGCTCGAGGGGTCCCGGGTGGACATCGAGGGCACGCACCTGACCACCGACCAGGGTGTGCGCGTCGACCACACCGACGACTCCCTGTCCGTCGGCGAGCGCGGTCCGACGCTGTTGGAGGACTTCCACTTCCGGGAGAAGATCACCCACTTCGACCACGAGCGGATCCCGGAGCGGGTGGTGCACGCCCGGGGCGCGGGTGCGTACGGCTACTTCGAGGCGTACGAGTCGATGGCCGACGTCACCGTCGCCGACTTCCTGGCCGAGGCGGGCCGGCGTACTCCCGTGTTCGTGCGGTTCTCCACCGTCGCCGGGTCTCGCGGGTCGGCCGACACCGTGCGGGACGTGCGCGGGTTCGCGACGAAGTTCTTCACCAGGCAGGGCAACTACGACCTGGTCGGGAACAACATGCCGGTGTTCTTCATCCAGGACGGCATCAAGTTCCCCGACTTCGTGCACGCGGTCAAACCCGAACCCCACAACGAGATTCCGCAGGCGGCGTCCGCCCACGACACGTTCTGGGACTTCGTCGGGCTGCAGCCGGAGTCGCTCCACATGATCATGTGGCTGATGTCGGACCGCGCGCTTCCGCGCAGCTTCCGGATGATGGAGGGCTTCGGCGTCCACACCTTCCGGTTCGTCAACGCCGAGGGCCGCGGCACCTTCGTCAAGTTCCACTGGAAGCCGCTGCTCGGCGTCCACTCGCTGGTGTGGGACGAGACACAGAAGATCGCCGGCAAGGACGCCGACTTCAACCGCCGGGACCTGTGGAAGGCGATCGAGTCCGGCAGCTATCCCGAGTGGGAGCTCGGCGTCCAGCTGGTGCCGGAGGAGGACGAGTTCAGGTTCGACTTCGACCTGCTGGACGCGACGAAGATCATTCCGGAGGAGCTGGTGCCGGTCCGCCGGATCGGCAAGATGGTGCTCGACCGCAACCCGGACAACTTCTTCGCCGAGACCGAGCAGGTGGCGTTCCACACCGCGAACGTCGTGCCGGGCATCGACTTCACCAACGACCCGCTGCTGCAGGCGCGCAACTTCTCCTACCTCGACACGCAACTGATCCGGCTGGGTGGGCCGAACTTCGCCCAGATCCCGGTCAACCGGCCGGTCGCTCCGGTCACCCACAACCACCGGGACGGCTACCACCAGCACCAGATCTACCGCACGCAGTCCAGCTACTCCCCGAACACCATCGGCGGCGGCTGCCCGGCCGTGGGCGGCGACGGCGAGGTGTTCCGGCACTATCAGGAACGCGTCGACGGCCACAAGATCCGCCAGCGGAGCGAGAGCTTCAAGGAGTACTACAACCAGGCCACGTTGTTCTGGAACAGCATGTCCGCGCCGGAGAAGGAGCACATCGTCGCGGCGTACCAGTTCGAGCTGGGCAAGGTCGAGCGCAAGTACATTCGCGAACGAGTCGTCGAGCACCTCAACCGGATCGACCACGAGCTCGCGGTCGCCGTCGCCCAGGGCATCGGGGTGGAGCCGCCGGCCGAGGCGGACCGCCCCAACCACGGGCAGTCGTCCCCGGCGCTGAGTCAGGTGCGCCCCGGTGCGCCGATCGCCACCCGGATGGTCGCGGTGCTCGCTGCCGACGGCGTTGACGAGGTGCACGTGACCGCCCTGGTGGAGAACCTCTCCGGGATGGGCCTGCTGCCGGAGGTGCTCGGTCTGCGCGACGGAAAGATCACCACCACGAACGGCTCCACCGTCGAGGCCGACCGCCGGCTGAACACGATGGCGTCGGTGCTGTACGACGCGGTGGTCGTGCCCGGTGGGGCCGAGGCCGCGCAGGCGCTGTCCCGCGACGGCGAGGCGGTGCACTTCGTCGCCGAGGCGTTCAAACACGCCAAGACCGTCGGCGCGGTGGCGGAGGGGATCGAGATTCTGTCCCGGGCTCCCATCGGCGAGGTCATGGTGGCCACCAACGCCGACCAGCCGGTCAACGACCGCGGTGTGGTCACCCAGGGGCGCGGTCCGGACAAGAACCGCCTGGAGGACTTCTGCCGGGTGTTCGCCGACGCGGTGAGCCTGCACCGGCACTGGGACCGCGAGACCGACGCCGTTCCGGCCTGA
- a CDS encoding DUF3224 domain-containing protein, which yields MGHRATGSFEITRWDATTEEEDGGVTIASVLVGKEFRGGLRGTSTARLLTVTGRVPTSAAYVGVERMTGSLDGRTGSFAVRHAATMEGDGDERHSTMTVTVVPDTGTGELTWIRGEVAITVHEDGSHTYAIEYDFAR from the coding sequence ATGGGACACCGCGCGACCGGAAGCTTCGAGATCACCCGCTGGGACGCCACCACCGAGGAGGAGGACGGCGGCGTGACCATCGCGAGCGTCCTCGTCGGCAAGGAGTTCCGCGGCGGCCTGAGAGGGACGAGCACGGCCAGGCTGCTCACGGTGACCGGCCGGGTGCCCACGTCGGCGGCGTACGTCGGTGTCGAACGGATGACCGGCAGCTTGGACGGCCGTACCGGCAGCTTCGCCGTCCGGCACGCGGCGACGATGGAGGGCGACGGCGACGAGCGGCACAGCACCATGACGGTGACCGTGGTCCCCGACACCGGGACCGGCGAGCTGACCTGGATCCGCGGTGAGGTGGCCATCACCGTGCACGAGGACGGCAGCCACACCTACGCCATCGAGTACGACTTCGCCAGGTAG
- the selA gene encoding L-seryl-tRNA(Sec) selenium transferase: protein MTDARRRVPRTDVVLADPRLAEPARTLGRAAVKAAVVAAQERVRAGQVEPEALVDVVLAELPASATSLRRVVNATGVIVHTNLGRAPLSAAARDALDVAAGTTDVEYDLATGARARRGRGALDALARAVPDAGGVHVVNNNAAALLLVALTLAQGKEIVLSRGEFVEIGDGFRIPDLLAASGARLREVGTTNRTTRADYEAAIGPQTGFVLKIHPSNFVVSGFTAGVDVASLADLGERLGVPVVVDIGSGLLAPHPLLPDEPDAANALRAGATLVTASGDKLLGGPQAGLVLGVRDVVERARRHPAARAMRVDKLTLAALEATLRGPAPPVRAALDADAAGLRGRADKLAAALAGAGIDATVVACRSAVGGGGAPEVELASWGVGVPAAWAVPLRTGDPPVVGRVHEGRCVLDLRTVAAEDDSVLADAVARVAAGRVPGSVASTLSTLSTLSTPASPSSSRN, encoded by the coding sequence ATGACCGACGCCCGCCGCCGCGTGCCCCGCACGGACGTCGTCCTCGCCGACCCCCGGCTGGCCGAGCCGGCCCGCACCCTCGGCCGCGCCGCGGTGAAGGCCGCTGTCGTCGCCGCACAGGAACGCGTCCGCGCCGGCCAGGTCGAACCCGAGGCGCTCGTCGACGTCGTACTCGCCGAACTGCCCGCGTCGGCCACCAGCCTGCGCCGCGTGGTGAACGCGACCGGCGTGATCGTGCACACCAACCTCGGCCGCGCACCGCTGTCGGCCGCCGCGCGGGATGCGCTGGACGTCGCCGCCGGGACCACCGACGTGGAGTACGACCTGGCCACCGGCGCCCGCGCCCGGCGCGGACGAGGCGCTTTGGACGCGCTCGCCCGGGCGGTACCCGACGCGGGCGGGGTGCACGTCGTCAACAACAACGCCGCCGCCCTGCTGCTGGTCGCGCTGACCCTGGCGCAGGGCAAGGAGATCGTGCTCAGCCGGGGCGAGTTCGTGGAGATCGGCGACGGCTTCCGCATCCCGGACCTCCTCGCCGCGAGCGGGGCCCGACTGCGCGAGGTGGGTACGACGAACCGGACCACCCGCGCGGACTACGAGGCGGCGATCGGCCCGCAGACCGGGTTCGTCCTGAAGATCCACCCGTCGAACTTCGTCGTGTCCGGCTTCACCGCCGGAGTCGACGTCGCCAGCCTCGCCGACCTGGGCGAGCGCCTCGGCGTACCCGTCGTGGTCGACATCGGCTCCGGCCTGCTGGCCCCGCACCCGCTGCTGCCGGACGAGCCGGACGCCGCGAACGCCCTGCGCGCTGGCGCGACCCTGGTCACCGCGAGCGGCGACAAGCTGCTCGGCGGCCCGCAGGCCGGACTCGTCCTCGGCGTACGCGACGTGGTGGAACGGGCCCGCCGCCACCCGGCGGCACGGGCGATGCGGGTGGACAAGCTCACCCTCGCGGCCCTGGAGGCAACGCTGCGCGGGCCGGCCCCGCCGGTGCGCGCCGCACTGGACGCAGACGCGGCCGGGTTGCGGGGCCGGGCGGACAAACTCGCCGCCGCGCTCGCCGGCGCCGGGATCGACGCCACCGTGGTCGCCTGCCGGTCGGCGGTCGGTGGCGGCGGCGCGCCCGAGGTGGAGCTGGCGAGCTGGGGCGTCGGCGTACCCGCGGCGTGGGCGGTGCCGCTGCGGACCGGCGACCCGCCGGTGGTCGGCCGGGTGCACGAGGGGCGCTGCGTCCTCGACCTGCGCACCGTTGCGGCCGAGGACGACTCCGTGCTCGCCGACGCGGTCGCCCGCGTGGCCGCGGGCCGGGTTCCCGGCTCCGTGGCCTCCACCCTGTCCACCCTGTCCACCCTGTCCACCCCGGCCTCCCCGTCCTCCTCGAGGAACTGA